The DNA region ggtctaactcggatgtcaggattgtcgtgacaacgagcgctacttaacaagAGATCCCGTTGCAATAGATTGGGAATTCACCACAAGACATCAGTTCACAACAGATAAATCTCGGGAGGAATATAGTATACCGACAATGAGCATTATAATGAGCCCTGATCTGTGCTTGAATGAGACCATAAAGATGGACCCAATTGAAGAAGCGGATAACGAACACGGATGTAGGGATTGTTGCAAGAAGAAAGAAGGAGCACGCACAAAAGAAACTAACACATGCAGCACAAAGGTATATGAATCTATGGTTTCTGTTCCGGATTCACATAACAACGCAAAACAGACTATGTGAGAGCAGAGCCTGAGAGCACAATCAACCAACAGAGGGGACTAAGGCATGAATAAAGAGGAAACGTCGCTTTTTCGCATTCATGTCGGTTAATTATTGGGAACGTTGATTTTTCCACCTTACGTCGTATTTTGGGGCTATATTAGTTGACAAGAATACGTAACGTACGTGTTTGAATGTGCCGCATACCGTGCAAATGTTTTCAATCACGTCGACGAAATAACCCATCGTTTACTGAAAATAACTATCGTCATAAAAACAAGTACCAAAGTACGGTTGCAAGGATTTGGCTGAAACGCATATACATAGACTTTGTTTTTTTGGTTAGCTAAAGTGCAGCATCATCTTCAACAATTTCTCTTGTTGTTGTTTGATACATAGGTATACGCACGTCAGGTAACTGGATGTTAGAAGACGACATTTTGCCACATAACCAGTCACGATTCACTTGATTAAGTTCTTCAGGAAATTTCTCAGTAGATGGAAGAGTAGAAAAATAGGCCGGGGGTTGTCCACCGTTTTTAATGACATCATCAGCCAATTTTCGATAGAATACAACAGCATTTTGCAGAGCTGATTCCTGTGCGAATTTTCTTCTTTCCGACCGTTCCCTAAAACGCTGCTTACTTTGCTCTCGTTTATGTTCACGAACAAGTTTAGTCAAATTACTAATAAATTCATCTGTTTGGGTGAGTAAGTGATGAAGTCTCTGGTCTTTTTTCGCATCAATAAGACAGCGATAACCTTCCTCATCTTCAGCCATAAGACGTCGCATACGCTCACGATCAATTCGttcttgttcttttcttttGTCACGCTCAGCATTGGCTTTGTAATTTAGAACGGCTTTGTTTATTTTCACCATTCTGCTGTTAACATTACGATGAAACTCTCGGAAATCTTTTCCGTGGCTAAGAACAGCATTCAGAAATTCTTGATGTTTTTGACGACGCCTTTTTTCTTGCTCATGTTTCATTTGTTTCTCCAACTTTTCCGTGAACCGAGCCTCTCGAAGAGTTTGTTTTTTCGGCCTTCTGTACGCCTTGACATTAAGAGCTGTCTCAAGGCTCGTGTCTCGGCGCATAGCTGACACTATGTCTTGCCTTAGTTGTCGCTGAAAATTCAGTAGACGCAAAGCACGAAGTTCAATCAATAATGATACTCTTTGTTCCGATGTACTAGATACAGAAAGACTACTTAGTTCTTTGATACGCTGCGCAATGCGAGACTGGATACGCTGTTCCCTCTCTTTTAGTAGCTCTACGGGATCCAAACCCTGAGGTCGTTGAATAGGAGTAAGTCTACTCCTTCCATATGTGCCAGTACCCCCAGGCAGAAAGGTTCCATTTGAAGATGAGGTTGTATATGATTGATAGCCTACTGGGGGACCTATACGTGCAGCCACTAAACTGGGTTGGATATTAGGTCTTACTCGAGATATTGCTAGGGCAGGATTCACCGGATGGAATTCACTCTGAACGACAGACGACTGAGGAGACCCGACAAATGGCGAATTTTGCATGGAGTTTACAGAAGATTGATTCCATTGTTGTACAGGGACATTTGGTGCAGGTGGTCCACTCATAACAATAGGTGCATGACTGAGTAACTGTCTTCCTTCGGCCGCTAGTAATAATGTTTCAGGGACTGGCTGTGATTTGGAAAGTAGCTTGAAAGCATTAATCTGTGCCCGCAATTGAACCAACTGATCCTTCATAAATGGACCCTGTTGAACTGGTGCGACCGACATTCTCATTGATCCTTCGTACATacagaaagtaaaagaaaaattgAATAGTTTAATGGAAAAACACATTTCATGTGAATCGATAGGCATAACAACGTATGACCTCGAGCTAAAAGGTTGATGAGCTTAAACTCACAAACTTCATAAAAAGACAgaggaaaaataaacaaaaagacgTTGAAATGAAAGGGAAAGAAAAGTATTGTAAAACTAAGTTACTTAGTTGTAACTTGATCACTTGCTTGTAGGGTGATATTAGTTTATCTCGCGCACTTATCATGAGACGACTGAAGTACAAATAATAATGTCCGTAAATGTTGGTTACTATTTTTGTACCATAAAAGAAGTATCACGAAGTCATATTTCAGGTTGGATAAAGGAGTTAATAGATGGCACACACCGTTGTTGAAGAACAGTTCACTTTTAATATAAATCTATACCCATGTTCCAGTCAGTTGTCAAGAAGTGGATTCACCACATAGAATACGAAAAAATCACTTGGCACAACACAGCATGTATGATCTTTGTCAATGATCACCAAATTACGGCCTAATCAACATTACTGATGGAAAGTTATGTATAACTTTTGGCTTCTGACACTTGACAGAGGTtaacaatattaaaataatgctAACAGTTTTTCACACTGTTCTACCGTTTCATGGTTAATGCAATTAAGTTTTTAAGTATCTCTACTGGCATCTAAAATGTTACCACCTCCAAGATTTTCCTCAACGATTTTCAGCTGCTTATTAAAAGAAGCCAAATGACCTACAGATATACGAAAGCTGGGGATTTATTCATGAAAGCAACAAATACGGTGTTGTTGTTGTCCCTATAATGAAACAACACACTCCACCAACGACAATAACAAGACCGGATATATTTTGCGAGGACCAGTTTTCAGAAATGACACTTAAAATCAATTTTCCGGTTCATAGGGTATCTTATTTAGTGACTCCAAAGATCTTTCTCGAGAAACAAATTACAACCAGACATTTCAAAGAGAAATCGAACAAACCACTGGGTGTACTGATTTTTCACCCGTACCTACAAGGTCCCATCATACACATAATTTGCATTCCGTAAATTTATTTGGTAAACTGAAAGAGTAGAAAACTCATAAGTTGGTAATTGAAACCAATTTCGTAGCAGTTAAAGCCATTCTAAAAGCCTGAAAGCCACCTGAAGGATGAAAAGCGACAAGGAAACGTCTTTCTGTAAGTTAAGGTAATAGATATGATACATAACAAAGCTGAAATCTAAAAGGTCTAAGTACAGACTGGTCAAACCAAAGACGAAAAACACCAAATTAGGCGCAATTGAGATTCAGATGTCCAATGGCTAAAATCATTGTAACTCTACAAAATGCTAATCGATTGCAGTACAGCCAGTCACTAATTCTAAAAGAACTTATACTTCACACTACATGTACATTTTCAAATATAGTTTTTCTTGGCTCAAGATGATAGACTAGTATCCATATTTCTGTTATCAACTGGAATTCATCTGTGGTTGTCTAATCTCATGTTGAAACTGAGGTCTATGAAGACAAACGACACTTCCTTCGACAGGACGTTCAGTATTTTAGCCAACCTGAGTATAGTAATAAGTTTACTCTCTCTGATAG from Schistosoma haematobium chromosome ZW, whole genome shotgun sequence includes:
- the SMARCA4_1 gene encoding Transcription activator BRG1 (EggNog:ENOG410W1SU~COG:K), which produces MRMSVAPVQQGPFMKDQLVQLRAQINAFKLLSKSQPVPETLLLAAEGRQLLSHAPIVMSGPPAPNVPVQQWNQSSVNSMQNSPFVGSPQSSVVQSEFHPVNPALAISRVRPNIQPSLVAARIGPPVGYQSYTTSSSNGTFLPGGTGTYGRSRLTPIQRPQGLDPVELLKEREQRIQSRIAQRIKELSSLSVSSTSEQRVSLLIELRALRLLNFQRQLRQDIVSAMRRDTSLETALNVKAYRRPKKQTLREARFTEKLEKQMKHEQEKRRRQKHQEFLNAVLSHGKDFREFHRNVNSRMVKINKAVLNYKANAERDKRKEQERIDRERMRRLMAEDEEGYRCLIDAKKDQRLHHLLTQTDEFISNLTKLVREHKREQSKQRFRERSERRKFAQESALQNAVVFYRKLADDVIKNGGQPPAYFSTLPSTEKFPEELNQVNRDWLCGKMSSSNIQLPDVRIPMYQTTTREIVEDDAAL